The following coding sequences lie in one Desulfovibrio legallii genomic window:
- a CDS encoding ABC transporter ATP-binding protein translates to MSPAAVSAPLLRLEGVTRRFAVRRGLWAARGSLLAVNDVSLDLAPGESLGLVGESGCGKSTLGRLACGLLPPTTGRVLLEGRPLPPAGAASWAAGRIQMVFQDPFSSLNPRLTVLASVSEPLAAQGVPRAERHARAAAMLATVGLEGAGGRYPHQFSGGQRQRVAVARALVTEPLAVVCDEPVSALDASVQAQVLNLLCDVRERFGPAYLFISHDLAVVDFLCTRVAVMYLGLVVEEAPARTLLTDAAHPYSRALAAAMPGRNGRPLEGELPSPLAPPSGCPFHPRCPEARPLCRESLPQWKTLAPGWRVRCHRA, encoded by the coding sequence GTGAGCCCTGCGGCAGTCAGCGCCCCCCTGCTGCGACTGGAGGGGGTGACCCGCCGGTTTGCCGTACGCCGGGGCTTGTGGGCCGCGCGGGGCAGCCTGCTGGCCGTCAATGACGTAAGTCTGGATTTGGCTCCGGGGGAAAGCCTGGGGCTGGTGGGCGAATCGGGCTGCGGCAAATCCACCTTGGGGCGGCTGGCCTGCGGCCTGTTGCCGCCCACCACAGGGCGCGTGCTGCTTGAGGGCCGTCCCTTGCCGCCGGCGGGCGCAGCCAGCTGGGCCGCCGGGCGCATCCAGATGGTTTTTCAGGATCCGTTTTCCTCCCTCAATCCCCGTTTGACCGTACTGGCTTCAGTGTCCGAGCCCCTGGCCGCCCAGGGCGTGCCCAGGGCGGAACGCCACGCCAGGGCTGCAGCCATGCTGGCTACGGTCGGGCTGGAAGGCGCGGGCGGCCGGTATCCGCACCAGTTTTCCGGCGGGCAGCGCCAGCGGGTGGCCGTGGCCCGCGCCCTGGTCACGGAGCCCTTGGCCGTGGTCTGCGATGAGCCCGTTTCCGCGCTGGACGCCTCAGTGCAGGCCCAGGTGCTCAATCTGCTCTGCGACGTGCGGGAGCGCTTCGGCCCAGCCTACCTGTTTATTTCGCACGACCTTGCCGTAGTGGATTTTCTGTGCACCCGTGTGGCCGTCATGTATCTGGGCCTGGTGGTGGAAGAGGCCCCCGCCCGCACCCTGCTGACAGACGCGGCCCACCCTTACAGCCGCGCTCTGGCGGCGGCCATGCCGGGCCGCAACGGCCGCCCGCTGGAAGGCGAACTGCCGAGTCCTCTGGCCCCGCCGTCGGGCTGCCCCTTCCACCCCCGCTGTCCTGAGGCGCGGCCCCTGTGCCGCGAAAGCCTCCCACAATGGAAAACCCTGGCCCCAGGCTGGCGCGTGCGCTGCCATCGGGCCTGA
- the cobT gene encoding nicotinate-nucleotide--dimethylbenzimidazole phosphoribosyltransferase, whose protein sequence is MTTALLQTIDPGLPLPADAPLLLEARSREAQARLDSLTKPQGSLGRLEELARRLYALRGERPLRVAPAVMLTVAGDHGVAAQKVSPFPQDVTRQMVHNFLRGGAAVNALCAASGMDLYVVDAGCAGGPFAPHPLLLDRRLGDGTADMSRGPAMSRKTCLEGLRRGVTLARELAARGYRCLGLGEMGIANSTAGAALTCALLHLSPEAMAGPGAGADPAMVHHKATVLHQALTANAGLLDEGDAVDALAALGGFELTLMAGLLLGAAAERLPVLVDGFICTAACVAALRIAPEAAPAVFLSHASAEPGHARMTAALADLLPAPLLRLDMRLGEGTGGAVAYNLLRCAAAVFNDMATFDEAGVAEKLP, encoded by the coding sequence ATGACTACCGCACTGCTCCAAACCATCGACCCCGGCCTGCCTCTGCCCGCAGACGCCCCCCTGTTGCTGGAAGCCCGCAGCCGCGAAGCGCAGGCCCGGCTGGATTCCCTCACCAAGCCCCAGGGCAGCCTGGGCCGACTGGAGGAACTGGCCCGTCGCCTCTATGCTCTGCGGGGCGAACGGCCCTTGCGCGTTGCCCCGGCGGTCATGCTCACCGTAGCCGGAGACCACGGCGTGGCGGCCCAGAAAGTTTCGCCTTTTCCGCAGGACGTGACCCGGCAGATGGTCCACAATTTTCTGCGTGGCGGGGCCGCGGTCAATGCCCTGTGCGCGGCCTCCGGCATGGACCTTTACGTGGTGGACGCGGGCTGCGCCGGCGGGCCCTTTGCCCCCCACCCCCTGCTGCTGGACCGCCGCCTGGGCGACGGCACTGCGGACATGAGCCGGGGGCCGGCCATGAGCCGGAAGACCTGCCTGGAGGGCCTGCGCCGGGGCGTGACCCTGGCCCGCGAACTGGCGGCCCGGGGCTACCGCTGCCTGGGTCTGGGCGAGATGGGTATAGCCAATTCCACGGCGGGCGCAGCCCTGACCTGCGCCCTGCTGCACCTGTCGCCGGAAGCCATGGCCGGGCCAGGCGCGGGGGCCGACCCCGCAATGGTGCACCACAAGGCGACCGTGCTGCACCAGGCCCTCACGGCCAATGCCGGGCTGCTGGACGAAGGCGACGCTGTAGACGCCTTGGCGGCCCTGGGCGGCTTTGAACTCACGCTTATGGCCGGACTGCTGTTGGGTGCGGCAGCGGAGCGCCTGCCCGTGCTGGTGGACGGCTTCATCTGCACGGCGGCCTGCGTGGCAGCCCTGCGCATAGCGCCGGAGGCCGCGCCGGCGGTTTTTCTTTCGCACGCTTCGGCAGAGCCGGGGCACGCCCGCATGACGGCAGCCCTGGCGGATCTGCTGCCCGCGCCCCTACTGCGGCTGGACATGCGCCTGGGCGAAGGCACAGGCGGAGCCGTGGCCTACAACCTGCTGCGTTGCGCCGCCGCCGTCTTCAACGACATGGCCACCTTTGACGAAGCCGGTGTGGCGGAGAAACTGCCGTGA
- a CDS encoding trypsin-like peptidase domain-containing protein — MIRPRVFPAFFVISHALRWRVLPLLAALFCCLASLPAAAAPAPGSPRLTPVVRVVQAVAPAVVNITSTHVVEGQRLSPLEQFFGFGISGLPGFEDFGGAPRRQKRVSLGSGVIVDGVKGLVLTNAHVIAGGDEIMVHLLDGREFPARVRGADSDFDIAVLELTGARDLPAVRLGDSDDILPGETVVAIGNPFGFNHTVTTGVVSALGRTIRSKNGAFTDLIQTDAAINPGNSGGPLLNLEGVLIGINTAVDARAEGIGFAIPSNKARRVMTDLLGRGRVAPLWLGLELQDVDSRVAMALGLREARGVLLTRVFAGTPAAGAGLAAGDILESINGSPVRDRRDYADILRNQTAGTPLRLQLRREGAVLQRSLTPAPFSDAAARALMERRWGFEAAQNGRQVQVSRVRRDGPAAFLRQGDVIAAVGGAAVRSLDDLLQAFRRERMAGQVLLQVARGGKGYYARLTP; from the coding sequence ATGATCCGACCCCGTGTTTTTCCCGCTTTTTTTGTTATTTCCCACGCGCTGCGGTGGCGGGTTTTGCCGCTGCTGGCGGCGCTTTTCTGCTGTCTGGCATCCTTGCCGGCAGCGGCGGCCCCGGCCCCCGGCAGCCCGCGGCTCACGCCTGTGGTGCGGGTGGTGCAGGCCGTGGCCCCGGCCGTGGTCAACATCACCAGCACCCATGTGGTAGAAGGTCAGCGCCTTTCGCCTCTGGAACAGTTTTTCGGCTTCGGCATTTCCGGTCTGCCGGGTTTTGAAGATTTTGGCGGCGCGCCCCGGCGGCAGAAGCGGGTGAGCCTCGGCTCTGGGGTCATTGTGGACGGCGTCAAGGGGCTGGTGCTGACCAATGCCCATGTTATCGCCGGCGGAGACGAGATCATGGTCCACCTGCTGGACGGGCGGGAATTTCCCGCCAGGGTGCGGGGGGCGGACTCCGACTTCGACATCGCTGTATTGGAACTGACCGGTGCGCGCGACCTGCCCGCTGTGCGGCTGGGCGATTCCGACGATATTCTGCCCGGCGAAACTGTGGTGGCCATCGGCAATCCCTTTGGCTTTAACCATACAGTGACCACAGGCGTGGTTTCGGCCCTGGGGCGCACCATCCGCAGCAAAAACGGCGCCTTTACGGATCTGATCCAGACCGACGCGGCCATCAACCCCGGCAACAGCGGCGGCCCTCTGCTCAACCTGGAAGGGGTGCTCATCGGCATTAACACGGCGGTGGACGCCAGGGCCGAGGGCATTGGCTTCGCCATCCCCAGCAACAAGGCCCGGCGCGTCATGACGGACTTGCTGGGCCGGGGCCGGGTGGCCCCGCTCTGGCTGGGACTGGAGCTGCAGGATGTGGACAGCCGCGTGGCCATGGCCCTGGGCCTGCGCGAGGCCCGCGGCGTGCTGCTTACCCGCGTGTTCGCCGGTACGCCGGCGGCAGGGGCGGGTCTGGCGGCCGGCGACATCCTGGAAAGCATCAACGGCTCCCCCGTGCGCGACCGCCGCGACTATGCGGATATTCTGCGCAACCAGACGGCGGGTACGCCTTTGCGTCTGCAGTTGCGGCGCGAGGGCGCTGTCCTGCAACGTTCGCTGACGCCGGCGCCTTTCAGCGACGCTGCGGCCCGTGCCCTGATGGAACGGCGCTGGGGCTTCGAGGCCGCCCAGAACGGCCGGCAGGTGCAGGTGAGTCGGGTGCGGCGGGACGGGCCGGCCGCCTTTTTGCGCCAGGGCGACGTGATTGCCGCCGTGGGCGGCGCGGCCGTGCGCAGTCTGGATGACCTGCTGCAGGCTTTCCGGCGGGAGCGCATGGCCGGTCAGGTACTTTTGCAGGTGGCGCGCGGCGGCAAGGGCTATTACGCGCGCCTGACGCCCTAG
- a CDS encoding ferredoxin: MGYNVNVDAEKCVGCGECVDVCPVEVYEIKDGKSEPVNAEECLGCESCVEVCEASAITVEEN, encoded by the coding sequence ATGGGCTATAATGTGAATGTTGATGCGGAAAAGTGCGTGGGCTGTGGCGAGTGTGTGGACGTGTGCCCCGTGGAAGTTTACGAGATTAAGGACGGCAAGTCCGAACCCGTGAACGCCGAAGAGTGCCTGGGCTGTGAATCCTGTGTGGAAGTGTGCGAGGCCAGCGCCATCACTGTTGAGGAAAACTAG
- a CDS encoding YkgJ family cysteine cluster protein yields MIPDLSAIFARYEALRHEADSLFARVRDQYPQCVACKEGCSDCCHALFDLSLVEAMYINQAFAEHFPYGPERSAVLQRAADLDRQATRLKRDLYRAEKDGEDPGVIMERAAQIKLRCPLLGQDDRCLLYAARPITCRVYGVPTAIAGQGHVCGFSAFAAGKAYPTIHLDKIQNRLEDLSLELAQTVQTRFTELHEVYVPLSMALLTRYDEAYLGIGPARPEQE; encoded by the coding sequence ATGATCCCCGACCTGAGCGCCATTTTTGCCCGCTACGAGGCCCTGCGCCACGAGGCCGACAGCCTCTTTGCGCGGGTGCGCGACCAGTACCCCCAATGCGTCGCCTGCAAGGAGGGCTGCAGCGATTGCTGTCACGCCCTGTTTGACCTTTCTCTGGTGGAGGCCATGTACATCAACCAGGCCTTTGCGGAGCACTTCCCCTACGGGCCGGAGCGTTCGGCCGTGCTGCAACGCGCCGCCGACCTGGACCGACAGGCCACGCGTCTCAAGCGCGACCTCTACCGGGCCGAAAAGGACGGTGAAGACCCCGGCGTCATTATGGAGCGCGCCGCCCAGATCAAACTGCGCTGCCCTTTGCTGGGGCAGGACGACCGTTGCCTGCTTTACGCGGCGCGGCCCATTACCTGCAGGGTTTACGGCGTGCCTACGGCCATCGCCGGTCAGGGGCATGTGTGCGGCTTTTCGGCCTTTGCCGCCGGTAAGGCCTATCCTACCATACATCTGGACAAAATCCAGAACCGGCTGGAAGACCTGAGCCTGGAACTGGCCCAGACCGTGCAGACCCGGTTTACCGAGCTGCACGAAGTCTATGTGCCCCTGTCCATGGCCCTGCTCACCCGCTACGACGAAGCCTACCTGGGCATCGGCCCGGCCCGGCCGGAACAGGAGTGA
- a CDS encoding tetratricopeptide repeat protein, producing the protein MKARYDDLDEYIADLKAEIAQNEQCATHYYNLGLALLTKRDFVAAEESFLNAVRNSPHLAEAYVQLGGICLERGDLDGCLRYNEEAANCRAKFPVPWSNIAFVHLQRGEPGKAVTALKKALKWDPDFVQAQNALATAYYMQGEFKAAEEQCRKIIETHPGFAPAWNNLALALFDLGDAVGAAEAARKAVELGFDVPQGFKEELRTAGQEV; encoded by the coding sequence ATGAAAGCGCGTTACGACGACCTGGACGAATATATTGCGGACCTCAAGGCGGAAATCGCCCAAAATGAGCAGTGCGCTACCCACTACTACAATCTGGGCCTGGCCCTGCTGACCAAGCGCGACTTTGTGGCCGCCGAGGAATCTTTCCTCAATGCCGTGCGCAATTCGCCGCATCTGGCCGAAGCCTATGTGCAGCTGGGCGGCATCTGCCTGGAACGCGGCGACCTGGACGGCTGCCTGCGCTACAATGAAGAGGCCGCCAACTGCCGCGCCAAATTCCCCGTGCCCTGGAGCAATATCGCCTTCGTCCACCTGCAGCGCGGCGAACCGGGCAAGGCCGTCACCGCCCTTAAAAAGGCCCTCAAGTGGGATCCCGACTTTGTTCAGGCCCAAAACGCCTTGGCTACTGCCTATTACATGCAGGGCGAATTCAAGGCCGCCGAAGAGCAGTGCCGCAAAATTATTGAAACCCACCCCGGCTTTGCCCCGGCCTGGAATAACCTGGCCCTGGCCCTCTTTGACCTGGGTGACGCCGTTGGCGCGGCCGAAGCCGCCCGCAAGGCCGTCGAGCTGGGCTTCGACGTGCCCCAGGGCTTCAAAGAAGAGCTGCGTACCGCCGGGCAGGAAGTGTAG
- the proC gene encoding pyrroline-5-carboxylate reductase: MNISVGCVGCGNMGGAILAGLARHEGYDLCGYNRTREKLRPLETLGVRALPDAHAVAAAADVVVLAVKPYQTAAVLEELRPALNPHKVLVSVAAGVNMGRLTAAVEGRCPVVRCMPNTPALVGKGVFAFCFDDPALSPDTRDLLLQVFGCLGLCIPLPEARFTAFSALVGAGPAYVFAMMQGLVQAGVTLGLQHAEARRMVVALFAGSALMAEKSSKHLMQLRDDVCSPAGLTIAGVNALDQAGLAGLLVDAVLAADQRGREMEKE, from the coding sequence ATGAACATCAGCGTGGGGTGTGTGGGCTGCGGCAATATGGGCGGGGCCATTCTGGCGGGACTGGCCCGACACGAAGGCTACGACCTCTGCGGCTACAACCGCACCCGGGAAAAACTGCGCCCCCTGGAAACCCTGGGCGTGCGCGCCCTGCCGGACGCCCACGCCGTGGCCGCTGCAGCCGACGTCGTTGTACTGGCCGTCAAGCCCTATCAGACGGCCGCCGTGCTGGAAGAACTGCGCCCGGCCCTCAACCCGCACAAGGTGCTGGTTTCCGTGGCGGCGGGCGTGAACATGGGCAGGCTGACCGCCGCCGTGGAAGGTCGCTGCCCCGTGGTGCGCTGCATGCCCAACACCCCGGCGCTGGTGGGCAAGGGCGTCTTTGCCTTCTGCTTTGACGACCCGGCCCTCAGCCCCGACACTCGCGACCTCCTGCTCCAGGTCTTCGGTTGCCTGGGCCTCTGTATCCCCCTGCCCGAAGCCCGGTTCACGGCCTTTTCCGCCTTGGTGGGCGCGGGCCCGGCTTACGTCTTTGCCATGATGCAGGGCTTGGTCCAGGCAGGCGTCACCCTGGGCCTCCAACACGCCGAAGCCCGCCGCATGGTCGTTGCCCTCTTTGCCGGTTCCGCCCTCATGGCTGAAAAAAGCTCCAAACACCTCATGCAGCTCCGCGATGACGTCTGCTCCCCCGCAGGCCTGACCATCGCCGGCGTCAACGCCCTGGACCAGGCCGGCCTCGCCGGCCTTCTGGTAGATGCCGTTCTCGCCGCCGACCAGCGCGGCCGCGAAATGGAGAAAGAATAA
- the ndk gene encoding nucleoside-diphosphate kinase, with product MQQTTFAIIKPDAVARNLCGEILAAMESAGLRIVGLKRLRLSKLQAAGFYAVHRERPFFESLTDYMSSGPVVCVALRGENAIAAWRGLMGATDPAKAEPGTLRRKYGQSLEANAVHGSDAPETAAFELGYFFNGLEIVE from the coding sequence ATGCAACAGACCACCTTTGCCATCATCAAACCCGATGCCGTGGCCCGTAACCTCTGCGGCGAAATTCTGGCCGCTATGGAATCCGCCGGTCTGCGCATTGTGGGCCTCAAACGGCTGCGCCTTTCCAAACTCCAGGCCGCGGGCTTCTATGCCGTGCACCGGGAACGCCCTTTTTTTGAAAGCCTGACCGACTATATGTCTTCGGGCCCCGTGGTCTGTGTGGCCCTGCGCGGTGAAAACGCCATTGCCGCCTGGCGCGGCCTCATGGGCGCTACTGACCCGGCCAAGGCCGAACCCGGCACCCTGCGCCGCAAGTACGGCCAAAGCCTGGAGGCCAACGCCGTACACGGCTCAGACGCGCCCGAAACCGCAGCCTTTGAACTGGGGTACTTCTTTAACGGACTGGAAATAGTGGAGTAA
- a CDS encoding divergent polysaccharide deacetylase family protein, which translates to MRPQASPTTSGDALPHQGAGRRNAPERPHPRNPAGMSPPGLPASTRLFLGGLAWLAGCFLLVWLLTPQQFPAPKAELPHLPTGLPAPEEPASVAILQHLDALVEQILPQALPRARWQRSLTPPLGAVDTPALPANAAPRRYTVTGPCAPLRLALALLAALHHGPEGAFAARPTPAQSHPATFQTDVLWTAAGVLEIRVNGRLSHSFHFPGRENILMDLAHPPTLPALAVVMDDMGQRLEAAEALTALPFPVTLAIWPHAPLAAETARLAEERRLDSLIHLPMEALPRPDGRRPNPGPGALLTHMDARHLALTLEEDLQALPTAIGLNNHMGSAFTGDVDACRRLCALLAGRGYLVLDSVTRPHALLAAAARQTGLVSAERDIFLDSHRDPQAVLQALDAAAHTARRRGWAVAIGHPYGVTLAALRAWSDSGGVALVPLRRLVWFWARQQYAAPFIHPTNKE; encoded by the coding sequence ATGCGGCCGCAGGCTTCCCCCACCACTTCCGGCGACGCCCTGCCCCACCAAGGGGCAGGGCGTCGCAACGCGCCTGAGCGCCCCCACCCGCGCAACCCCGCCGGGATGTCGCCCCCAGGGCTGCCCGCTTCCACCCGCCTTTTTCTCGGTGGTCTGGCCTGGTTGGCAGGCTGCTTCCTTTTGGTCTGGCTGCTCACCCCGCAGCAGTTCCCGGCGCCCAAGGCCGAGCTCCCCCATCTGCCGACCGGGCTCCCTGCACCGGAAGAACCAGCCAGCGTGGCAATATTGCAGCATCTGGACGCCCTGGTGGAGCAAATCCTGCCCCAGGCCCTGCCGAGGGCGCGCTGGCAGCGCAGCCTGACGCCCCCACTGGGCGCGGTTGACACCCCTGCCCTGCCTGCGAACGCGGCCCCCCGCCGCTATACCGTCACCGGGCCCTGCGCGCCCCTCCGCCTGGCCCTGGCCCTGCTGGCCGCCTTGCACCACGGGCCGGAAGGGGCTTTCGCCGCCCGTCCGACCCCCGCACAAAGCCATCCCGCCACTTTCCAGACCGATGTGCTCTGGACCGCCGCCGGCGTACTGGAAATCCGCGTCAACGGCCGCCTAAGCCACAGTTTTCACTTTCCGGGGCGTGAAAATATCCTTATGGACCTGGCCCACCCCCCCACCTTGCCGGCCCTGGCCGTCGTCATGGACGACATGGGCCAGCGCCTGGAAGCGGCCGAAGCCTTGACGGCCCTGCCCTTTCCCGTGACCCTGGCCATCTGGCCCCACGCGCCTTTGGCCGCAGAAACCGCGCGCCTGGCCGAAGAACGCCGCCTGGACAGCCTCATCCACCTGCCCATGGAGGCCCTGCCCAGACCGGACGGCCGACGGCCGAACCCCGGCCCCGGCGCACTGCTGACCCACATGGACGCCCGCCACCTGGCCCTGACCCTGGAAGAAGACCTCCAGGCCCTGCCCACGGCTATCGGCCTGAACAACCATATGGGCTCGGCCTTCACCGGCGACGTGGACGCCTGCCGCCGCCTCTGCGCCCTGCTGGCGGGCCGGGGCTATCTGGTGCTGGACAGCGTTACCCGCCCCCACGCGCTGCTGGCTGCCGCCGCACGGCAGACAGGCCTGGTCAGCGCCGAGCGCGACATTTTCCTGGACTCGCACCGCGACCCGCAGGCCGTGCTGCAGGCCCTGGACGCAGCAGCCCACACAGCGCGCCGCCGGGGCTGGGCCGTGGCCATCGGCCACCCCTACGGCGTTACCCTGGCCGCCCTGCGCGCCTGGTCAGACAGCGGAGGCGTAGCCCTGGTGCCCCTGCGGCGGCTTGTCTGGTTCTGGGCGCGGCAACAGTACGCGGCCCCCTTCATCCACCCAACCAACAAGGAGTGA
- a CDS encoding S41 family peptidase — MRVFSRFCLVLCLGLTVLHGPALGAEKKDPPKEAPNKYEALKRFSQVLDLVERYYVRDVTQTDLINGAVKGMLQGLDPHSTFLTAEEYKEMQETTSGEFFGVGIEISMENGQVTVVTPIEDTPAFRAGLQSGDVILSINGQATQELSLQEVVSRIRGPKGSEVELTVLHSDAKAPQTVHIVRDAIPLISVKSKKLDEGYYWVRLTRFSERTTEELHDALKAAEKESKAQGGLKGIVLDLRNNPGGLLDQAVSVSDTFLEGGTIVSIKGRRENTERVYTAKKQNDDVRVPLVVLINAGSASASEIVAGALRDQKRALIAGERSFGKGSVQNIIPLTDGSGLKLTVALYYTPNGSSIQAEGIVPDLEIPFEPPRAEDKDGRFLLREQDLNRHLENGKAKKPAKAKDSKGDVQEQLARDNQLRMGLQLVKGLPKMRELRN, encoded by the coding sequence ATGCGCGTTTTTTCCCGTTTTTGCCTTGTGTTGTGCCTTGGACTGACCGTTCTGCACGGCCCCGCCTTGGGCGCCGAAAAAAAAGATCCGCCCAAGGAGGCCCCCAACAAATACGAGGCCCTCAAACGCTTCAGCCAGGTACTTGACCTGGTGGAGCGCTACTATGTGCGCGACGTCACGCAAACGGACCTCATTAACGGCGCCGTCAAGGGCATGCTGCAGGGGCTCGACCCCCACTCCACCTTCCTCACTGCAGAAGAATATAAAGAAATGCAGGAGACCACCTCCGGCGAATTTTTCGGCGTGGGCATTGAAATTTCCATGGAAAACGGCCAGGTCACCGTGGTCACGCCCATTGAGGATACCCCCGCCTTTCGCGCCGGGCTGCAGTCCGGCGATGTGATCCTGTCCATCAACGGTCAGGCCACCCAGGAGCTTTCCTTGCAGGAAGTGGTCTCCCGCATTCGCGGGCCCAAAGGCTCGGAAGTGGAGCTCACCGTCCTGCACAGCGATGCCAAGGCCCCGCAGACCGTCCATATCGTGCGCGACGCCATCCCCCTCATCAGCGTCAAATCCAAGAAACTGGACGAGGGTTACTACTGGGTGCGCCTTACCCGCTTCTCCGAACGCACCACAGAAGAGCTCCACGACGCGCTCAAAGCGGCGGAAAAAGAAAGCAAGGCCCAGGGTGGCCTTAAAGGCATAGTGCTGGACCTGCGCAACAACCCCGGCGGTCTGCTGGACCAGGCCGTCAGCGTCAGCGACACCTTCCTCGAAGGCGGCACCATCGTTTCCATCAAAGGCCGCCGCGAAAATACCGAACGCGTCTATACGGCCAAAAAACAGAACGATGATGTGCGCGTGCCCCTGGTGGTACTGATCAACGCGGGCTCCGCCTCGGCCTCGGAAATTGTGGCCGGCGCCCTGCGCGATCAGAAACGTGCGCTCATTGCCGGTGAGCGCTCCTTCGGCAAGGGCTCGGTGCAAAACATCATTCCGCTGACCGACGGCTCCGGCCTCAAGCTGACCGTGGCCCTCTACTACACGCCCAACGGCAGTTCCATCCAGGCCGAAGGCATTGTGCCGGACCTGGAAATCCCCTTTGAGCCGCCCCGCGCCGAAGACAAGGACGGCCGCTTCCTCCTGCGCGAACAGGATCTTAACCGGCACCTGGAAAACGGCAAAGCCAAAAAGCCCGCCAAGGCCAAAGACAGCAAGGGCGACGTGCAGGAACAACTGGCCCGCGATAACCAGCTGCGCATGGGCCTGCAACTGGTCAAAGGGTTGCCCAAAATGCGCGAACTCCGCAACTAG
- a CDS encoding flagellar biosynthetic protein FliR → MDVFSYNPADMFSLLLTIMRVSIVVFMLPIFSTNNIPIQVKAAITIVLSLGIWPNLAVQAPMPQHPFDVALMLLGELVLGLVLGMAVNFLFMGIQAGGELLGFQMGFTMINFADPLTGNQTGITAFFLWMVTALTFLALNGHLYMLRGFAASFSLVPPGGLLLGSVVLHQILHLAGQMFVLALQIAAPVMVALFLVEVSLGLVSRTSPQIHIMEFGFPIKIGVGFFFTGLLLVVLSEHVAVFVSGLDALFSNLLRAMSPLSAAG, encoded by the coding sequence ATGGACGTCTTCAGCTACAACCCGGCAGACATGTTTAGCCTGCTGCTTACCATCATGCGCGTGAGCATTGTGGTCTTCATGCTGCCCATCTTTTCCACCAACAACATCCCCATACAGGTCAAGGCAGCCATAACCATTGTTCTTTCTTTGGGAATATGGCCCAACCTGGCGGTGCAGGCGCCCATGCCGCAGCACCCTTTCGATGTGGCCCTCATGCTTCTGGGCGAGCTGGTGTTGGGCCTGGTCCTGGGCATGGCCGTCAATTTTCTGTTCATGGGCATCCAGGCCGGCGGCGAATTGCTGGGCTTTCAGATGGGCTTCACCATGATCAACTTCGCCGACCCCCTCACCGGCAACCAGACGGGCATCACGGCCTTTTTTCTCTGGATGGTCACGGCCCTGACCTTCCTGGCCCTCAACGGCCATCTTTACATGCTGCGGGGCTTTGCGGCCTCGTTCAGTCTGGTGCCCCCTGGGGGGCTGCTGCTCGGTTCCGTGGTGCTGCATCAGATTCTCCACCTGGCGGGGCAGATGTTCGTGCTGGCCCTGCAGATCGCCGCTCCGGTCATGGTCGCTCTGTTCCTGGTGGAAGTGTCTTTGGGGCTGGTTTCACGCACCTCGCCGCAAATCCACATCATGGAATTCGGCTTCCCCATCAAGATTGGGGTGGGATTTTTCTTTACCGGACTTTTGCTGGTGGTGCTTTCCGAGCATGTGGCCGTGTTTGTGAGCGGGCTGGACGCCCTGTTCAGCAACCTGCTGCGGGCCATGAGCCCCTTAAGCGCCGCCGGATGA
- the pal gene encoding peptidoglycan-associated lipoprotein Pal codes for MKRYALILALVMALAAGFGCAKKTTSEPGYDDGMTPEMRAAIQQITDARVYFAFDKFDIKAEYKDMLKTKADLLKKYASIRVRIEGNCDERGTQEYNLALGERRARAAYEYMVMLGVNPSQLEMISYGKENPAVQGNNEAAWSKNRRDDFRVIAH; via the coding sequence ATGAAACGCTACGCTCTTATTCTCGCTCTGGTCATGGCCCTTGCCGCCGGTTTCGGCTGCGCAAAAAAAACCACCAGCGAACCCGGCTACGATGACGGCATGACCCCTGAAATGCGCGCCGCCATCCAGCAGATCACCGACGCCCGCGTCTACTTTGCCTTTGATAAATTCGACATCAAGGCCGAATACAAAGACATGCTCAAGACCAAGGCCGATCTGCTCAAGAAGTACGCCTCCATCCGCGTGCGCATCGAAGGCAACTGCGACGAACGCGGCACCCAGGAGTACAACCTCGCCCTCGGCGAACGCCGCGCCCGCGCCGCCTATGAGTACATGGTCATGCTGGGCGTGAACCCCAGCCAGCTTGAGATGATCAGCTACGGCAAGGAAAATCCGGCCGTCCAGGGCAACAACGAAGCCGCGTGGTCCAAGAACCGCCGCGACGACTTCCGCGTCATCGCCCACTAG